A DNA window from Ctenopharyngodon idella isolate HZGC_01 chromosome 8, HZGC01, whole genome shotgun sequence contains the following coding sequences:
- the LOC127517067 gene encoding periaxin-like isoform X16 has protein sequence MEETILPDDNTNPMEEIVLPDANTSPMEEIVLPDANTSPMEEIVLPDANTSPMEEIVLPDAKSTSPMEEIVLPDANTSPMEEIVLPDANTSPMEEIVLPDANTSPMEEIVLPDANTSPMEEIILPDDNTNPMEEIVLPDANTSPMEEIVLPDANTNPMEEIVLPDANTNPMEEIVLPDANTSPMEEIVLPDANTSPMEEIILPDDNTNPMVETILPDDNSKPLQEETVLPDANVILAQPRCPSAQHHSVQADAGQRACDSDVFIWQEVH, from the exons ATGGAGGAGACGATATTACCAGATGACAA CACAAACCCCATGGAGGAGATCGTATTACCAGATGCCAA CACAAGCCCCATGGAGGAGATCGTATTACCAGATGCCAA CACAAGCCCCATGGAGGAGATCGTATTACCAGATGCCAA CACAAGCCCCATGGAGGAGATCGTATTACCAGATGCCAA AAGCACAAGCCCCATGGAGGAGATCGTATTACCAGATGCCAA CACAAGCCCCATGGAGGAGATCGTATTACCAGATGCCAA CACAAGCCCCATGGAGGAGATCGTATTACCAGATGCCAA CACAAGCCCCATGGAGGAGATCGTATTACCAGATGCCAA CACAAGCCCCATGGAGGAGATCATATTACCAGATGACAA CACAAACCCCATGGAGGAGATCGTATTACCAGATGCCAA CACAAGCCCCATGGAGGAGATCGTATTACCAGATGCCAA CACAAACCCCATGGAGGAGATCGTATTACCAGATGCCAA CACAAACCCCATGGAGGAGATCGTATTACCAGATGCCAA CACAAGCCCCATGGAGGAGATCGTATTACCAGATGCCAA CACAAGCCCCATGGAGGAGATCATATTACCAGATGACAA CACAAACCCCATGGTGGAGACGATATTACCAGATGACAA CTCAAAGCCCCTCCAGGAGGAGACCGTATTACCAGACGCCAA CGTCATATTGGCGCAACCAAG ATGCCCCAGTGCCCAGCATCACAGTGTTCAGGCAGATGCAGGACAGAGAGCATGTGATAGTGATGTGTTCATTTGGCAGGAGGTTCACTGA
- the LOC127517067 gene encoding periaxin-like isoform X18: MEETILPDDNTNPMEEIVLPDANTSPMEEIVLPDANTSPMEEIVLPDANTSPMEEIVLPDAKSTSPMEEIVLPDANTSPMEEIVLPDANTSPMEEIVLPDANTSPMEEIVLPDANTSPMEEIILPDDNTNPMEEIVLPDANTSPMEEIVLPDANTNPMEEIVLPDANTNPMEEIVLPDANTSPMEEIVLPDANTSPMEEIILPDDNTSPMEETILPDANTNPMVETILPDDNVILAQPRCPSAQHHSVQADAGQRACDSDVFIWQEVH, encoded by the exons ATGGAGGAGACGATATTACCAGATGACAA CACAAACCCCATGGAGGAGATCGTATTACCAGATGCCAA CACAAGCCCCATGGAGGAGATCGTATTACCAGATGCCAA CACAAGCCCCATGGAGGAGATCGTATTACCAGATGCCAA CACAAGCCCCATGGAGGAGATCGTATTACCAGATGCCAA AAGCACAAGCCCCATGGAGGAGATCGTATTACCAGATGCCAA CACAAGCCCCATGGAGGAGATCGTATTACCAGATGCCAA CACAAGCCCCATGGAGGAGATCGTATTACCAGATGCCAA CACAAGCCCCATGGAGGAGATCGTATTACCAGATGCCAA CACAAGCCCCATGGAGGAGATCATATTACCAGATGACAA CACAAACCCCATGGAGGAGATCGTATTACCAGATGCCAA CACAAGCCCCATGGAGGAGATCGTATTACCAGATGCCAA CACAAACCCCATGGAGGAGATCGTATTACCAGATGCCAA CACAAACCCCATGGAGGAGATCGTATTACCAGATGCCAA CACAAGCCCCATGGAGGAGATCGTATTACCAGATGCCAA CACAAGCCCCATGGAGGAGATCATATTACCAGATGACAA CACAAGCCCCATGGAGGAGACGATATTACCAGATGCCAA CACAAACCCCATGGTGGAGACGATATTACCAGATGACAA CGTCATATTGGCGCAACCAAG ATGCCCCAGTGCCCAGCATCACAGTGTTCAGGCAGATGCAGGACAGAGAGCATGTGATAGTGATGTGTTCATTTGGCAGGAGGTTCACTGA
- the LOC127517067 gene encoding periaxin-like isoform X12: protein MEETILPDDNTNPMEEIVLPDANTSPMEEIVLPDANTSPMEEIVLPDANTSPMEEIVLPDAKSTSPMEEIVLPDANTSPMEEIVLPDANTSPMEEIVLPDANTSPMEEIVLPDANTSPMEEIILPDDNTSPMEEIVLPDANTNPMEEIVLPDANTNPMEEIVLPDANTSPMEEIVLPDANTSPMEEIILPDDNTSPMEETILPDANTNPMVETILPDDNSKPLQEETVLPDANVILAQPRCPSAQHHSVQADAGQRACDSDVFIWQEVH from the exons ATGGAGGAGACGATATTACCAGATGACAA CACAAACCCCATGGAGGAGATCGTATTACCAGATGCCAA CACAAGCCCCATGGAGGAGATCGTATTACCAGATGCCAA CACAAGCCCCATGGAGGAGATCGTATTACCAGATGCCAA CACAAGCCCCATGGAGGAGATCGTATTACCAGATGCCAA AAGCACAAGCCCCATGGAGGAGATCGTATTACCAGATGCCAA CACAAGCCCCATGGAGGAGATCGTATTACCAGATGCCAA CACAAGCCCCATGGAGGAGATCGTATTACCAGATGCCAA CACAAGCCCCATGGAGGAGATCGTATTACCAGATGCCAA CACAAGCCCCATGGAGGAGATCATATTACCAGATGACAA CACAAGCCCCATGGAGGAGATCGTATTACCAGATGCCAA CACAAACCCCATGGAGGAGATCGTATTACCAGATGCCAA CACAAACCCCATGGAGGAGATCGTATTACCAGATGCCAA CACAAGCCCCATGGAGGAGATCGTATTACCAGATGCCAA CACAAGCCCCATGGAGGAGATCATATTACCAGATGACAA CACAAGCCCCATGGAGGAGACGATATTACCAGATGCCAA CACAAACCCCATGGTGGAGACGATATTACCAGATGACAA CTCAAAGCCCCTCCAGGAGGAGACCGTATTACCAGACGCCAA CGTCATATTGGCGCAACCAAG ATGCCCCAGTGCCCAGCATCACAGTGTTCAGGCAGATGCAGGACAGAGAGCATGTGATAGTGATGTGTTCATTTGGCAGGAGGTTCACTGA
- the LOC127517067 gene encoding uncharacterized protein LOC127517067 isoform X4, with translation MEETILPDDNTNPMEEIVLPDANTSPMEEIVLPDANTSPMEEIVLPDAKSTSPMEEIVLPDANTSPMEEIVLPDANTSPMEEIVLPDANTSPMEEIVLPDANTSPMEEIILPDDNTNPMEEIVLPDANTSPMEEIVLPDANTNPMEEIVLPDANTNPMEEIVLPDANTSPMEEIVLPDANTSPMEEIILPDDNTSPMEETILPDANTNPMVETILPDDNSKPLQEETVLPDANVILAQPRCPSAQHHSVQADAGQRACDSDVFIWQEVH, from the exons ATGGAGGAGACGATATTACCAGATGACAA CACAAACCCCATGGAGGAGATCGTATTACCAGATGCCAA CACAAGCCCCATGGAGGAGATCGTATTACCAGATGCCAA CACAAGCCCCATGGAGGAGATCGTATTACCAGATGCCAA AAGCACAAGCCCCATGGAGGAGATCGTATTACCAGATGCCAA CACAAGCCCCATGGAGGAGATCGTATTACCAGATGCCAA CACAAGCCCCATGGAGGAGATCGTATTACCAGATGCCAA CACAAGCCCCATGGAGGAGATCGTATTACCAGATGCCAA CACAAGCCCCATGGAGGAGATCATATTACCAGATGACAA CACAAACCCCATGGAGGAGATCGTATTACCAGATGCCAA CACAAGCCCCATGGAGGAGATCGTATTACCAGATGCCAA CACAAACCCCATGGAGGAGATCGTATTACCAGATGCCAA CACAAACCCCATGGAGGAGATCGTATTACCAGATGCCAA CACAAGCCCCATGGAGGAGATCGTATTACCAGATGCCAA CACAAGCCCCATGGAGGAGATCATATTACCAGATGACAA CACAAGCCCCATGGAGGAGACGATATTACCAGATGCCAA CACAAACCCCATGGTGGAGACGATATTACCAGATGACAA CTCAAAGCCCCTCCAGGAGGAGACCGTATTACCAGACGCCAA CGTCATATTGGCGCAACCAAG ATGCCCCAGTGCCCAGCATCACAGTGTTCAGGCAGATGCAGGACAGAGAGCATGTGATAGTGATGTGTTCATTTGGCAGGAGGTTCACTGA
- the LOC127517067 gene encoding periaxin-like isoform X35, which produces MEETILPDDNTNPMEEIVLPDANTSPMEEIVLPDANTSPMEEIVLPDANTSPMEEIVLPDAKSTSPMEEIVLPDANTSPMEEIVLPDANTSPMEEIVLPDANTSPMEEIILPDDNTNPMEEIVLPDANTNPMEEIVLPDANTNPMEEIVLPDANTSPMEEIVLPDANTSPMEEIILPDDNTSPMEETILPDANTNPMVETILPDDNSKPLQEETVLPDANVILAQPRCPSAQHHSVQADAGQRACDSDVFIWQEVH; this is translated from the exons ATGGAGGAGACGATATTACCAGATGACAA CACAAACCCCATGGAGGAGATCGTATTACCAGATGCCAA CACAAGCCCCATGGAGGAGATCGTATTACCAGATGCCAA CACAAGCCCCATGGAGGAGATCGTATTACCAGATGCCAA CACAAGCCCCATGGAGGAGATCGTATTACCAGATGCCAA AAGCACAAGCCCCATGGAGGAGATCGTATTACCAGATGCCAA CACAAGCCCCATGGAGGAGATCGTATTACCAGATGCCAA CACAAGCCCCATGGAGGAGATCGTATTACCAGATGCCAA CACAAGCCCCATGGAGGAGATCATATTACCAGATGACAA CACAAACCCCATGGAGGAGATCGTATTACCAGATGCCAA CACAAACCCCATGGAGGAGATCGTATTACCAGATGCCAA CACAAACCCCATGGAGGAGATCGTATTACCAGATGCCAA CACAAGCCCCATGGAGGAGATCGTATTACCAGATGCCAA CACAAGCCCCATGGAGGAGATCATATTACCAGATGACAA CACAAGCCCCATGGAGGAGACGATATTACCAGATGCCAA CACAAACCCCATGGTGGAGACGATATTACCAGATGACAA CTCAAAGCCCCTCCAGGAGGAGACCGTATTACCAGACGCCAA CGTCATATTGGCGCAACCAAG ATGCCCCAGTGCCCAGCATCACAGTGTTCAGGCAGATGCAGGACAGAGAGCATGTGATAGTGATGTGTTCATTTGGCAGGAGGTTCACTGA
- the LOC127517067 gene encoding periaxin-like isoform X17 gives MEEIVLPDANTSPMEEIVLPDANTSPMEEIVLPDANTSPMEEIVLPDAKSTSPMEEIVLPDANTSPMEEIVLPDANTSPMEEIVLPDANTSPMEEIVLPDANTSPMEEIILPDDNTNPMEEIVLPDANTSPMEEIVLPDANTNPMEEIVLPDANTNPMEEIVLPDANTSPMEEIVLPDANTSPMEEIILPDDNTSPMEETILPDANTNPMVETILPDDNSKPLQEETVLPDANVILAQPRCPSAQHHSVQADAGQRACDSDVFIWQEVH, from the exons ATGGAGGAGATCGTATTACCAGATGCCAA CACAAGCCCCATGGAGGAGATCGTATTACCAGATGCCAA CACAAGCCCCATGGAGGAGATCGTATTACCAGATGCCAA CACAAGCCCCATGGAGGAGATCGTATTACCAGATGCCAA AAGCACAAGCCCCATGGAGGAGATCGTATTACCAGATGCCAA CACAAGCCCCATGGAGGAGATCGTATTACCAGATGCCAA CACAAGCCCCATGGAGGAGATCGTATTACCAGATGCCAA CACAAGCCCCATGGAGGAGATCGTATTACCAGATGCCAA CACAAGCCCCATGGAGGAGATCATATTACCAGATGACAA CACAAACCCCATGGAGGAGATCGTATTACCAGATGCCAA CACAAGCCCCATGGAGGAGATCGTATTACCAGATGCCAA CACAAACCCCATGGAGGAGATCGTATTACCAGATGCCAA CACAAACCCCATGGAGGAGATCGTATTACCAGATGCCAA CACAAGCCCCATGGAGGAGATCGTATTACCAGATGCCAA CACAAGCCCCATGGAGGAGATCATATTACCAGATGACAA CACAAGCCCCATGGAGGAGACGATATTACCAGATGCCAA CACAAACCCCATGGTGGAGACGATATTACCAGATGACAA CTCAAAGCCCCTCCAGGAGGAGACCGTATTACCAGACGCCAA CGTCATATTGGCGCAACCAAG ATGCCCCAGTGCCCAGCATCACAGTGTTCAGGCAGATGCAGGACAGAGAGCATGTGATAGTGATGTGTTCATTTGGCAGGAGGTTCACTGA
- the LOC127517067 gene encoding periaxin-like isoform X46, whose amino-acid sequence MEEIVLPDANTSPMEEIVLPDANTSPMEEIVLPDAKSTSPMEEIVLPDANTSPMEEIVLPDANTSPMEEIVLPDANTSPMEEIVLPDANTSPMEEIILPDDNTNPMEEIVLPDANTSPMEEIVLPDANTNPMEEIVLPDANTNPMEEIVLPDANTSPMEEIVLPDANTSPMEEIILPDDNTSPMEETILPDANTNPMVETILPDDNSKPLQEETVLPDANVILAQPRCPSAQHHSVQADAGQRACDSDVFIWQEVH is encoded by the exons ATGGAGGAGATCGTATTACCAGATGCCAA CACAAGCCCCATGGAGGAGATCGTATTACCAGATGCCAA CACAAGCCCCATGGAGGAGATCGTATTACCAGATGCCAA AAGCACAAGCCCCATGGAGGAGATCGTATTACCAGATGCCAA CACAAGCCCCATGGAGGAGATCGTATTACCAGATGCCAA CACAAGCCCCATGGAGGAGATCGTATTACCAGATGCCAA CACAAGCCCCATGGAGGAGATCGTATTACCAGATGCCAA CACAAGCCCCATGGAGGAGATCATATTACCAGATGACAA CACAAACCCCATGGAGGAGATCGTATTACCAGATGCCAA CACAAGCCCCATGGAGGAGATCGTATTACCAGATGCCAA CACAAACCCCATGGAGGAGATCGTATTACCAGATGCCAA CACAAACCCCATGGAGGAGATCGTATTACCAGATGCCAA CACAAGCCCCATGGAGGAGATCGTATTACCAGATGCCAA CACAAGCCCCATGGAGGAGATCATATTACCAGATGACAA CACAAGCCCCATGGAGGAGACGATATTACCAGATGCCAA CACAAACCCCATGGTGGAGACGATATTACCAGATGACAA CTCAAAGCCCCTCCAGGAGGAGACCGTATTACCAGACGCCAA CGTCATATTGGCGCAACCAAG ATGCCCCAGTGCCCAGCATCACAGTGTTCAGGCAGATGCAGGACAGAGAGCATGTGATAGTGATGTGTTCATTTGGCAGGAGGTTCACTGA
- the LOC127517067 gene encoding periaxin-like isoform X33, whose product MEETILPDDNTNPMEEIVLPDANTSPMEEIVLPDANTSPMEEIVLPDANTSPMEEIVLPDAKSTSPMEEIVLPDANTSPMEEIVLPDANTSPMEEIVLPDANTNPMEEIVLPDANTSPMEEIVLPDANTNPMEEIVLPDANTNPMEEIVLPDANTSPMEEIVLPDANTSPMEEIILPDDNTSPMEETILPDANTNPMVETILPDDNSKPLQEETVLPDANVILAQPRCPSAQHHSVQADAGQRACDSDVFIWQEVH is encoded by the exons ATGGAGGAGACGATATTACCAGATGACAA CACAAACCCCATGGAGGAGATCGTATTACCAGATGCCAA CACAAGCCCCATGGAGGAGATCGTATTACCAGATGCCAA CACAAGCCCCATGGAGGAGATCGTATTACCAGATGCCAA CACAAGCCCCATGGAGGAGATCGTATTACCAGATGCCAA AAGCACAAGCCCCATGGAGGAGATCGTATTACCAGATGCCAA CACAAGCCCCATGGAGGAGATCGTATTACCAGATGCCAA CACAAGCCCCATGGAGGAGATCGTATTACCAGATGCCAA CACAAACCCCATGGAGGAGATCGTATTACCAGATGCCAA CACAAGCCCCATGGAGGAGATCGTATTACCAGATGCCAA CACAAACCCCATGGAGGAGATCGTATTACCAGATGCCAA CACAAACCCCATGGAGGAGATCGTATTACCAGATGCCAA CACAAGCCCCATGGAGGAGATCGTATTACCAGATGCCAA CACAAGCCCCATGGAGGAGATCATATTACCAGATGACAA CACAAGCCCCATGGAGGAGACGATATTACCAGATGCCAA CACAAACCCCATGGTGGAGACGATATTACCAGATGACAA CTCAAAGCCCCTCCAGGAGGAGACCGTATTACCAGACGCCAA CGTCATATTGGCGCAACCAAG ATGCCCCAGTGCCCAGCATCACAGTGTTCAGGCAGATGCAGGACAGAGAGCATGTGATAGTGATGTGTTCATTTGGCAGGAGGTTCACTGA
- the LOC127517067 gene encoding periaxin-like isoform X1, with the protein MEETILPDDNTNPMEEIVLPDANTSPMEEIVLPDANTSPMEEIVLPDANTSPMEEIVLPDAKSTSPMEEIVLPDANTSPMEEIVLPDANTSPMEEIVLPDANTSPMEEIVLPDANTSPMEEIILPDDNTNPMEEIVLPDANTSPMEEIVLPDANTNPMEEIVLPDANTNPMEEIVLPDANTSPMEEIVLPDANTSPMEEIILPDDNTSPMEETILPDANTNPMVETILPDDNSKPLQEETVLPDANVILAQPRCPSAQHHSVQADAGQRACDSDVFIWQEVH; encoded by the exons ATGGAGGAGACGATATTACCAGATGACAA CACAAACCCCATGGAGGAGATCGTATTACCAGATGCCAA CACAAGCCCCATGGAGGAGATCGTATTACCAGATGCCAA CACAAGCCCCATGGAGGAGATCGTATTACCAGATGCCAA CACAAGCCCCATGGAGGAGATCGTATTACCAGATGCCAA AAGCACAAGCCCCATGGAGGAGATCGTATTACCAGATGCCAA CACAAGCCCCATGGAGGAGATCGTATTACCAGATGCCAA CACAAGCCCCATGGAGGAGATCGTATTACCAGATGCCAA CACAAGCCCCATGGAGGAGATCGTATTACCAGATGCCAA CACAAGCCCCATGGAGGAGATCATATTACCAGATGACAA CACAAACCCCATGGAGGAGATCGTATTACCAGATGCCAA CACAAGCCCCATGGAGGAGATCGTATTACCAGATGCCAA CACAAACCCCATGGAGGAGATCGTATTACCAGATGCCAA CACAAACCCCATGGAGGAGATCGTATTACCAGATGCCAA CACAAGCCCCATGGAGGAGATCGTATTACCAGATGCCAA CACAAGCCCCATGGAGGAGATCATATTACCAGATGACAA CACAAGCCCCATGGAGGAGACGATATTACCAGATGCCAA CACAAACCCCATGGTGGAGACGATATTACCAGATGACAA CTCAAAGCCCCTCCAGGAGGAGACCGTATTACCAGACGCCAA CGTCATATTGGCGCAACCAAG ATGCCCCAGTGCCCAGCATCACAGTGTTCAGGCAGATGCAGGACAGAGAGCATGTGATAGTGATGTGTTCATTTGGCAGGAGGTTCACTGA
- the LOC127517067 gene encoding periaxin-like isoform X15 — translation MEETILPDDNTNPMEEIVLPDANTSPMEEIVLPDANTSPMEEIVLPDANTSPMEEIVLPDAKSTSPMEEIVLPDANTSPMEEIVLPDANTSPMEEIVLPDANTSPMEEIVLPDANTSPMEEIILPDDNTNPMEEIVLPDANTSPMEEIVLPDANTNPMEEIVLPDANTNPMEEIVLPDANTSPMEEIVLPDANTSPMEETILPDANTNPMVETILPDDNSKPLQEETVLPDANVILAQPRCPSAQHHSVQADAGQRACDSDVFIWQEVH, via the exons ATGGAGGAGACGATATTACCAGATGACAA CACAAACCCCATGGAGGAGATCGTATTACCAGATGCCAA CACAAGCCCCATGGAGGAGATCGTATTACCAGATGCCAA CACAAGCCCCATGGAGGAGATCGTATTACCAGATGCCAA CACAAGCCCCATGGAGGAGATCGTATTACCAGATGCCAA AAGCACAAGCCCCATGGAGGAGATCGTATTACCAGATGCCAA CACAAGCCCCATGGAGGAGATCGTATTACCAGATGCCAA CACAAGCCCCATGGAGGAGATCGTATTACCAGATGCCAA CACAAGCCCCATGGAGGAGATCGTATTACCAGATGCCAA CACAAGCCCCATGGAGGAGATCATATTACCAGATGACAA CACAAACCCCATGGAGGAGATCGTATTACCAGATGCCAA CACAAGCCCCATGGAGGAGATCGTATTACCAGATGCCAA CACAAACCCCATGGAGGAGATCGTATTACCAGATGCCAA CACAAACCCCATGGAGGAGATCGTATTACCAGATGCCAA CACAAGCCCCATGGAGGAGATCGTATTACCAGATGCCAA CACAAGCCCCATGGAGGAGACGATATTACCAGATGCCAA CACAAACCCCATGGTGGAGACGATATTACCAGATGACAA CTCAAAGCCCCTCCAGGAGGAGACCGTATTACCAGACGCCAA CGTCATATTGGCGCAACCAAG ATGCCCCAGTGCCCAGCATCACAGTGTTCAGGCAGATGCAGGACAGAGAGCATGTGATAGTGATGTGTTCATTTGGCAGGAGGTTCACTGA
- the LOC127517067 gene encoding periaxin-like isoform X43 → MEETILPDDNTNPMEEIVLPDANTSPMEEIVLPDANTSPMEEIVLPDANTSPMEEIVLPDAKSTSPMEEIVLPDANTSPMEEIVLPDANTSPMEEIVLPDANTSPMEEIVLPDANTSPMEEIILPDDNTNPMEEIVLPDANTSPMEEIVLPDANTNPMEEIVLPDANTSPMEEIVLPDANTSPMEEIILPDDNTNPMVETILPDDNSKPLQEETVLPDANVILAQPRCPSAQHHSVQADAGQRACDSDVFIWQEVH, encoded by the exons ATGGAGGAGACGATATTACCAGATGACAA CACAAACCCCATGGAGGAGATCGTATTACCAGATGCCAA CACAAGCCCCATGGAGGAGATCGTATTACCAGATGCCAA CACAAGCCCCATGGAGGAGATCGTATTACCAGATGCCAA CACAAGCCCCATGGAGGAGATCGTATTACCAGATGCCAA AAGCACAAGCCCCATGGAGGAGATCGTATTACCAGATGCCAA CACAAGCCCCATGGAGGAGATCGTATTACCAGATGCCAA CACAAGCCCCATGGAGGAGATCGTATTACCAGATGCCAA CACAAGCCCCATGGAGGAGATCGTATTACCAGATGCCAA CACAAGCCCCATGGAGGAGATCATATTACCAGATGACAA CACAAACCCCATGGAGGAGATCGTATTACCAGATGCCAA CACAAGCCCCATGGAGGAGATCGTATTACCAGATGCCAA CACAAACCCCATGGAGGAGATCGTATTACCAGATGCCAA CACAAGCCCCATGGAGGAGATCGTATTACCAGATGCCAA CACAAGCCCCATGGAGGAGATCATATTACCAGATGACAA CACAAACCCCATGGTGGAGACGATATTACCAGATGACAA CTCAAAGCCCCTCCAGGAGGAGACCGTATTACCAGACGCCAA CGTCATATTGGCGCAACCAAG ATGCCCCAGTGCCCAGCATCACAGTGTTCAGGCAGATGCAGGACAGAGAGCATGTGATAGTGATGTGTTCATTTGGCAGGAGGTTCACTGA
- the LOC127517067 gene encoding periaxin-like isoform X2 — protein sequence MEETILPDDNTNPMEEIVLPDANTSPMEEIVLPDANTSPMEEIVLPDANTSPMEEIVLPDANTSPMEEIVLPDANTSPMEEIVLPDANTSPMEEIVLPDANTSPMEEIVLPDANTSPMEEIILPDDNTNPMEEIVLPDANTSPMEEIVLPDANTNPMEEIVLPDANTNPMEEIVLPDANTSPMEEIVLPDANTSPMEEIILPDDNTSPMEETILPDANTNPMVETILPDDNSKPLQEETVLPDANVILAQPRCPSAQHHSVQADAGQRACDSDVFIWQEVH from the exons ATGGAGGAGACGATATTACCAGATGACAA CACAAACCCCATGGAGGAGATCGTATTACCAGATGCCAA CACAAGCCCCATGGAGGAGATCGTATTACCAGATGCCAA CACAAGCCCCATGGAGGAGATCGTATTACCAGATGCCAA CACAAGCCCCATGGAGGAGATCGTATTACCAGATGCCAA CACAAGCCCCATGGAGGAGATCGTATTACCAGATGCCAA CACAAGCCCCATGGAGGAGATCGTATTACCAGATGCCAA CACAAGCCCCATGGAGGAGATCGTATTACCAGATGCCAA CACAAGCCCCATGGAGGAGATCGTATTACCAGATGCCAA CACAAGCCCCATGGAGGAGATCATATTACCAGATGACAA CACAAACCCCATGGAGGAGATCGTATTACCAGATGCCAA CACAAGCCCCATGGAGGAGATCGTATTACCAGATGCCAA CACAAACCCCATGGAGGAGATCGTATTACCAGATGCCAA CACAAACCCCATGGAGGAGATCGTATTACCAGATGCCAA CACAAGCCCCATGGAGGAGATCGTATTACCAGATGCCAA CACAAGCCCCATGGAGGAGATCATATTACCAGATGACAA CACAAGCCCCATGGAGGAGACGATATTACCAGATGCCAA CACAAACCCCATGGTGGAGACGATATTACCAGATGACAA CTCAAAGCCCCTCCAGGAGGAGACCGTATTACCAGACGCCAA CGTCATATTGGCGCAACCAAG ATGCCCCAGTGCCCAGCATCACAGTGTTCAGGCAGATGCAGGACAGAGAGCATGTGATAGTGATGTGTTCATTTGGCAGGAGGTTCACTGA